A DNA window from Primulina tabacum isolate GXHZ01 chromosome 12, ASM2559414v2, whole genome shotgun sequence contains the following coding sequences:
- the LOC142520218 gene encoding uncharacterized protein LOC142520218 — translation MEQLNKPFLSSSDTERPVCPKCGKLHKGECLVGSGRCFRCKEMGHTTQKCPLSSNQGRVPGRIFSITKESANPDSLVISGNILFFEKKALTLIDTGATHSFMSEVFMHFLSFEPTIMTLHLNIVLPSGDEICPTSILKACPVQMSTRLLFADLIVILMVAFDVILGMDWLSAYHAMIDCVGKTVKF, via the coding sequence ATGGAGCAACTCAATAAGCCTTTTTTATCTTCTTCAGATACGGAGCGACCTGTGTGTCCTAAGTGTGGCAAGCTACATAAAGGTGAGTGTTTGGTTGGTAGTGGTCGATGTTTCAGATGCAAGGAAATGGGGCACACAACACAGAAGTGTCCTCTTTCTTCGAATCAAGGAAGGGTTCCAGGAAGAATTTTTTCAATTACCAAAGAAAGTGCTAATCCTGATTCTTTAGTGATATCAGGTAATATTTTATTCTTCGAAAAGAAAGCACTTACATTAATTGATACTGGTGCGACACactcttttatgtctgaagtgTTCATgcattttttatcttttgaacCTACTATTATGACATTACACTTAAATATTGTGTTGCCCTCTGGAGATGAAATTTGTCCTACTAGTATCCTTAAGGCATGTCCTGTTCAAATGAGTACGAGATTATTGTTTGCTGATCTTATTGTTATTCtgatggttgcatttgatgtcatattgggtatggattggttatctgcTTATCATGCGATGATTGACTGTGTGGGCAAGACAGTGAAGTTTTAG